AGCGCTTCTTCTTCAAGGCTTCCTTGGCTCCAATGAAGGCAAGATCCATCTTATCTACATCCTCTTCCTCGGAGTCATCATACCCCTCCGGCGTCCATCCTTCTGGCGGACGTGACATGTAGAGAGAAGATAGAATCATAATAACAAAATAGGAAGCTCCTAAAATATAAAACGTCATAGCAATTCCTACTGAGCCGATTAACCAGTTCATAACGGGACTGGCAATTGCGGCCGCAAAACCAAAGCCCATAATAGCCATGCCGGTCGCAAGTCCACGTCGGTCTGGGAACCATTTAACCAATGTAGAGACAGGTGCTATGTAGCCCACACCGAGCCCAATGCCTCCAAGTACTCCATAAAATAAATACAAAGCCCACAATGATCCGAGGTTAACAGCAAATCCTGAGCCGAATACTCCAATTCCAAAAAATATGGCAGCCGTAATACCAGCTACGCGTGGGCCATATTTTTCCACAAACCAGCCAAGAAAAGCAGCAGATAATCCTAAGAATAAGATAGCTAAACTAAATGTAAATTGTACTTGCGAAGAACTCCACCCAAATTCTTCTATTAAAGGATTTGTAAAGTTACTCCACGCGTACACAGAGCCAATGGATATATGTATCCCTACCGCACATAAAGCAATCAGCCATCGATTCTTCACCTTCTGTTTTGCCATAATTGTCCTCCATTCGAGATAAATATGAATCTATTACCTCTTTCCTTTCTTATGAAATTTAAAACATACTTTGGCATAGAAGGATATAATTTACATTTACTACAACCAGTAAAGGATCGGGAGAGTCAGGTACTCGTGAACCTCCATTTTTTCAGAGATAATTATAGGAAGAAACATAGCTCTTTTCTTCATCCAGCCCCAACGTTATTGATCTACATCAAACCAGAAGAAATCTGCGACCACCGCTAATACGATAATAAATAAAACAGCAACTACCTCCCCTGGTACGGACCCCTCTTTTCTGAAAAAGAATTTCTTTTCT
The Halobacillus halophilus DSM 2266 DNA segment above includes these coding regions:
- a CDS encoding L-lactate MFS transporter, with translation MAKQKVKNRWLIALCAVGIHISIGSVYAWSNFTNPLIEEFGWSSSQVQFTFSLAILFLGLSAAFLGWFVEKYGPRVAGITAAIFFGIGVFGSGFAVNLGSLWALYLFYGVLGGIGLGVGYIAPVSTLVKWFPDRRGLATGMAIMGFGFAAAIASPVMNWLIGSVGIAMTFYILGASYFVIMILSSLYMSRPPEGWTPEGYDDSEEEDVDKMDLAFIGAKEALKKKRFYYLWIMLFINVTCGIAVISAAKPIAENTVGMTSAAAASLVGIMGLFNGGGRIAWATASDYIGRSTTYLIFFALQIVLFIVLPMTTSVTLFVIFFGIIYTCYGGGFSTIPAFIGDLFGTKELGAIHGYILTAWAAAGLVGPTFAAFMRDTVGSYESSLIYFAGLFVIALIVSILTKVDIRRLKANIRHSEDQRKAQ